In the Leptospira terpstrae serovar Hualin str. LT 11-33 = ATCC 700639 genome, TTCTAATCGGATTGCCGTATTTCGGGGCAGGCCGATCCTATCATTCCAAACGATGGATTCTATTTACTGGTATCTACCCTTGGTTTGTTCCCATGTGAACGGCGACTCTGGGGTCTAAACAAATTCTTGTCTTCGGGCCTACGTCCGCCGTAATCCTATGCAAAATATTATTAGTATCATATATTCCTTGCTTATGATTCGAGTTAGCTTACAATGAAATTTGTATGGATGAAAATGATAAACTCAATTACATCAAAACCAATTTTTGGAAAAAAATTAAGGAAACAGGCAAAAAAATTCCCTTCATAAAAGATGTCATTGCAATGTATTATTGCCTACTCAATGAAAATACATCTTTATCGGCGAAAGCATCTATCGTTTTGGCCTTACTATATTTTATCTCTCCCGTTGATGCCATCCCCGATATCATTTTGGCATTAGGATATACAGATGATGCAGGTGTGATTGCGACAACCTTACTCATCATCAAATCTCAATTAAAACCAGAACACTATGCAAAGGCTAGCGAGTCTCTACTTTAATTTAAACGAAATAAAACATAAGAAAAGAAGATTTCAAATTGAATAGTAAATATAACAATCTAAACCTTCTATTTCCAAAACGGAAGACAAGATTCTAACGATAGAATTTAAAAAGTGAATAAGTATCTTTAATATTCACTCTACTCTTTTTTAAAACATAAATGGGGATTTCACTTTCCATCGTGTATTGCCTTGAATAAGTTCCAATTAACTGCTTTTCCTGAAAAAAAGGTTCCAAAATTTTTGCTGTTTCTTCGCTAGTAACCACAAGATGTTTCGGGTTTATTTTAAGTTCCTCTAACCAAAGATAGTAATTATTATGCCCACTAATCACAGGAATTCGTATTTTATAAAATTCCAAACTACCTGCTTGACCATAAAAATTTCCGACAATGGCTGTTTCTTTCAATTCCTCTTGTGACAAAGAAAGCAATGATTTATCTACTTGAAAATAGAATTCTTGCCAATCGAGTCGATCAGCAAACCACTGAGGAAGCAGAGTTCGATTCCCGGCCTCTATTTTCGGAACTACTCCTAAAATATCGACATATCTAGAAAGAAGTGGCAGTGGTAGAATTGGGAGTCCTACCGGAGATAAGACTATACCAACAATTAGAATTAAACTTAATAAAACCTTTTTCCAAAGGTCTGACAAAATGAATGCACTCCCCCCAGCAAAAAGAATAGGATAGAAAGAAGCTATTCGATCAGGTCTGGATGACTTGAAAAACAGAAATAAACCTAACAATAATAAGTAGGCAATTCCTAAATATCGAAATTCTTTATTTTTCAAAAAGAAATAAATTCCGCATATCCATAAAGGCAATGTGGCTGGATTCACTGAAAGGATTTGATCAAATATAATTTGAAACAAACTCAAATTAATATTTTTCATTTTATAAGCATTTTTATAAAACTCCAACGATGGGAATTCATAATGGTATTGCCATATCAAATTAGGTAAAACAATTACGACTGCAATTACCGCACCCAGATAGAAAAAACGATTTTTATAAACTGATTTAAAATGTATCCAAACATAAGGAATCAAAACTGCCAATACATACAAAACAAAAGTATGTTTGTTCATCACCCCAAGGCCAATGACCACTCCTAAACTCATCCAATGTTTTGGAGAATCCTTCAACTGAATAGAAATTGTAACGAGCAATACAACAAAGAAAACTTCGATTGCATTCATAGAATAAAACCCAAAGATTACTTGTAAAACAGGCATAGTCATTGTTGCAAAACAAGGTAAAACAATCGCAAACCTCTGACTCGAAAATCTCTGCGTAAGATTCCCGACAAGGAAAACGGAAAAACCAGCGAATACTGCAGGAATAAATCTCAAAAACAGGATAGAATTTCCATCTATGCGAAATAAACTTAAAAGAAAAATCGAAAATGGTGGTTGGTCTACATAACCCCAGGACAATCTTTTGGAACAGGCTAAGTAATAATACTCATCGACAAAGATTCCATAACCACCTGTTGTATTGATAATTGTTAGGATTATGAAATAGAAAATTCCGAAGAATATGGGTAATGACATTACTATGGTTTATCACAAAATCAAAAGCAATGTCACTACAAATTAAATAAATCCAATGACTTCCTTGGAAAAAACTAATTTCTAAAATAGAAATTGGATTCACCGCTCCAAAAAGTATTCGTTCCATTTCAGAAACGAATACTTTTTGTTACTATTTTTTACTTAAATTTTTAAAGGAAATCTTTGATACGATATGTTTAAAATCCTCTTTGATTCTATACAAGACCGGAACAAAAACTAAAGTCACACCCGTTGCAAAAAACAACCCCCAACCAAATGCTAAGGATAGCGGCTGTACAAATGGATCCAAGGTAGGAATTCCATACGCACTAGGAACAAGGCCAATCACAGTACTGATCGTTGTTAAAAAAATGGGTCGCAATCGTATGGCACCACCATTGATGATGGCCTCTTCAATGGACATCCCTTGCATTCTTAATTCTTCAATAAAAGTAATCAGAATCAATGTGTTAGCAACAATCGATCCACTCAGGGCCACAATTGCAAGTGTACTCATAAAACTGAGTGGCATCCCGTGGGTCATAAGCGCAAAAAGAACACCTACAATTCCAAAGGGAATGGAACCTATGATTACTGTTGTGGTTCCCACGGAGTTGAAATAAACGATAAAAATTCCAAAAATTACCGCAACCGCAAGCAACATAGAAATTCCTAAATCACGAAACGACTTACCAGCATCTTCTTGTTCTCCGCCAAAGATCACCGAATAAGCGTTTGCTGCATACTTATCTACATTCACTAGATTCTTTAGTTGTCTGTTTACAAAAAGAGATGTTGTTTTCTCCGTAT is a window encoding:
- a CDS encoding YkvA family protein — its product is MDENDKLNYIKTNFWKKIKETGKKIPFIKDVIAMYYCLLNENTSLSAKASIVLALLYFISPVDAIPDIILALGYTDDAGVIATTLLIIKSQLKPEHYAKASESLL
- a CDS encoding glycosyltransferase family 39 protein — translated: MSLPIFFGIFYFIILTIINTTGGYGIFVDEYYYLACSKRLSWGYVDQPPFSIFLLSLFRIDGNSILFLRFIPAVFAGFSVFLVGNLTQRFSSQRFAIVLPCFATMTMPVLQVIFGFYSMNAIEVFFVVLLVTISIQLKDSPKHWMSLGVVIGLGVMNKHTFVLYVLAVLIPYVWIHFKSVYKNRFFYLGAVIAVVIVLPNLIWQYHYEFPSLEFYKNAYKMKNINLSLFQIIFDQILSVNPATLPLWICGIYFFLKNKEFRYLGIAYLLLLGLFLFFKSSRPDRIASFYPILFAGGSAFILSDLWKKVLLSLILIVGIVLSPVGLPILPLPLLSRYVDILGVVPKIEAGNRTLLPQWFADRLDWQEFYFQVDKSLLSLSQEELKETAIVGNFYGQAGSLEFYKIRIPVISGHNNYYLWLEELKINPKHLVVTSEETAKILEPFFQEKQLIGTYSRQYTMESEIPIYVLKKSRVNIKDTYSLFKFYR